A window of Plasmodium brasilianum strain Bolivian I chromosome 8, whole genome shotgun sequence contains these coding sequences:
- a CDS encoding cdc2-related protein kinase 4: MDKVTSKRIKNNVLTIEKSNDGEKKILNKRVNMNKKKNIFMNDDSKNVDINKKNLKKVKNEKISKNTKDKLESTYLINTRSRDNGKKKTIYKGLEKEKKSSSNAERICSIKANNININDDGEKYINDSKNDNMKKSNYTILNYFKSSNVTDKCNNKISADDNTLACTDDIVRNRKRSATTYSKNEANHVSTKNIYLNMKSNIEHNLMNYKRSKLDKIHGESFSADSSKSNTLPNNERTLGMESRNNHDTNSDNNSIKISANKRNNVNISKSSSRNSNSNNNIDGSLNNKNNKDNHMNKDNHINKDNHINKDNHMNKDNHINKDNHINKDNHMNKDNHINKDNHINKDNHINKDNHMNKDNHMNKDNHINKDNHMNKDNHMNKDNHINKDNHNDSLRANGAECITNKAIPQKGITLRNSTNGMKRKMTNGSIVDILNSLRNNSYTANTYMANTYTSNLDKNCGTSCTLLSKYLLCSYQENPTEHDTGASISNIQDGVSHADDTSHAGNASQADTDMTNIHMSKFNLYNSNIEGAHSNNLNRNTFGMSTNNLGVIKEGKNEVNHIYNYKERNKEYLNSINLSFSKEKEENDNDINNDNNCNSNSNSNSNSNNNNNNNNNNNNNNNNNNNNNNNNNNNNNNNSNNSNNSSNSNGNSNSNGNSNSKGNSNSKNILMRSLPNRNTVRNTKFDEDLFSRNLMHFEDFCSYKLKKNINNNIINNICNMYEDRGNLDIFINRKRREGLYKSKEDYTQSNLSNSFFPSLNDDHFEGEKLFKRPRTKLYNSSQMGRNKYQDMLKCKNKEQDDTLSNILLNHQDLLINKREKIIINKEENREENKKDIMKKYVKDFWIHSKKEFFNKYWSSSLHLQYNEVEKLKELVHFERSENYTVDDMFSNEEMITDEEILLKDYVTDEKLKNFSLDLMDGFLYDKQSLYEKEMIENEKILSRISFNHKNSDINVDKLLNLFPRDFMKKYKIVKKLGEGVYGKVFKAESLEDSYLHFAVKVLRYFWPNFKYKFGSEEFAINEFNIMRILFHPNVVCLLDSFRVHTYRKGKVKTHRGQKTRTENMSAEYDFSFQRHRKTEKNQFSPSKDTIERNNRYKSLVSKGCITIEDLEKDLVMHSSNAAGGEDGTKLIYPSILSKNTRGVKKNNGSIGSSKGRSNNSNSGNNNCSNNTTQSSSASGNRLNSCYASSIIRKKDLTKERSTPKSGNARRDDLSDVLGSTYHVKKKMKIGSYKCSAQKNQLNKGKNLSMDKLKFRKHSRKLKKIESKNNDYIENWDLFLVIEKCDCSLNDILNKAKKKYCSFIQHIKQCTAQYLPSERIDMSYDHIYNYVKYVYLPLKKIENRWFYPDMPSLSEIQTKVIIYQMLQGINHFHKKFIIHRDIKPANTLIKNIHYLSDGLNDSKEWIVKIADFGLGVYDHFLKAETKDCNIITLQYRPPEILCNSSLYNYSVDIWSIGITMCECLLGFVPVTSKFESSVLFKILVFRGIPDEDFDNLLKKEFIGELPKFKVDRLRMLQIIFTDIYGRKILSDNGIDLIDKFLSYDYKNRITANDALKHPWFEDVHLYLNDDLLKYYKRNGTYYF; the protein is encoded by the coding sequence ATGGATAAGGTAACGTCAAAACGAATTAAAAACAATGTGTTAACAATAGAAAAAAGTAATGACggtgaaaagaaaattttaaacaaaagAGTAAacatgaataaaaaaaaaaatatatttatgaatgatGATTCGAAGAATGTTgacattaataaaaagaatctaaaaaaagtaaaaaatgaaaaaatttcaaaaaatacaaaagatAAATTGGAATCCacgtatttaataaatacaagAAGTAGAGataatgggaaaaaaaaaacaatatataaagggttagaaaaagaaaaaaaaagttcatcTAATGCGGAAAGAATATGTTCTATTAAAgcaaataacataaatattaatgatgatggggaaaagtatataaacgatagtaaaaatgataatatgaaGAAATCAAATTATACAATTTTGAACTATTTTAAAAGTAGTAATGTTACTGATAagtgtaataataaaatatctgCCGATGATAATACATTAGCATGTACTGATGATATAGTACGCAATAGAAAGAGGAGTGCTACTACGTATAGTAAAAACGAGGCTAATCATGTATCTACCAAGAATATTTATCTAAATATGAAAAGTAATATAGAGCATAACTTGATGAATTATAAAAGGTCCAAATTAGATAAAATACACGGGGAAAGTTTTAGTGCAGATTCATCTAAGTCGAACACCTTGCCAAATAATGAGCGCACATTGGGCATGGAGAGCCGTAACAACCATGATACGAATAGTGACAACAACAGTATTAAAATTAGTGCCAACAAGAGGAACAACGTCAACATAAGCAAAAGCAGCAGCAGAAATAGCAACAGCAACAATAACATTGACGGTAGTTTAAACAACAAAAACAACAAGGACAACCATATGAACAAGGACAACCATATAAACAAGGACAACCATATAAACAAGGACAACCATATGAACAAGGACAACCATATAAACAAGGACAACCATATAAACAAGGACAACCATATGAACAAGGACAACCATATAAACAAGGACAACCATATAAACAAGGACAACCATATAAACAAGGACAACCATATGAACAAGGACAACCATATGAACAAGGACAACCATATAAACAAGGACAACCATATGAACAAGGACAACCATATGAACAAGGACAACCATATAAACAAGGACAACCATAATGACAGTTTGCGCGCGAACGGGGCGGAGTGTATCACTAATAAAGCTATCCCGCAGAAGGGTATTACCCTGCGGAACAGCACAAACGggatgaaaagaaaaatgacgAATGGAAGCATAGTTGACATACTTAACAGCTTACGAAATAACTCGTACACGGCTAACACATACATGGCCAACACGTACACGTCCAACTTGGACAAAAATTGTGGTACATCGTGTACATTGTTAAGCAAATATTTGCTTTGCAGTTATCAGGAAAATCCAACTGAGCATGATACAGGTGCAAGTATTAGTAACATACAAGATGGTGTTTCCCACGCTGATGATACCTCCCATGCTGGTAACGCATCCCAAGCCGACACTGATATGACGAACATTCATATGAGCAAGTTCAACTTATACAACAGCAACATTGAGGGTGCACATAGTAACAATTTGAATAGAAACACATTTGGAATGAGTACAAATAATTTAGGAGTAATAAAAGAGGGAAAAAACGAAGTGAATcatatttacaattataaaGAGCGAAATAAGGAGTATCTAAACTCAATAAATTTATCTTTtagtaaagaaaaagaagagaatgataatgatatcaataatgataataattgtaatagtaatagtaatagtaatagtaatagtaataataataataataataataataataataataataataataataataataataataataataataataataataataataataataataatagtaataatagtaataatagtagtaatagtaatggcaatagtaatagtaatggcaatagtaatagtaaaggcaatagtaatagtaaaaatatacttatgcGATCTCTTCCCAATAGAAATACAGTGAGAAACACAAAATTTGACGAAGATTTATTTTCGAGAAATTTGATGCATTTTGAAGATTTTTGCtcatacaaattaaaaaaaaatatcaataataatattattaacaatatatgtaatatgtatGAGGATAGAGGAAATTtggatatttttattaataggaAAAGACGAGAAGGTTTATATAAATCAAAGGAAGATTATACACAATCGAATTTAAGTAATTCTTTCTTTCCATCATTAAATGATGATCATTTTGAAGGAGAGAAATTATTTAAGAGACCTagaacaaaattatataatagttCACAAATGGGTAGAAACAAATACCAGGATATGTTAAAATGTAAGAACAAAGAACAGGATGATACTTTATCTAATATACTTCTAAATCATCaagatttattaataaataaaagagaaaaaataattataaataaagaggaaaatagagaggaaaataaaaaagatataatgaaaaaatatgtaaaagatTTCTGGATACatagtaaaaaagaattttttaataaatattggAGCTCCTCGCTACATTTACAATATAATGaagtagaaaaattaaaagaattggTTCACTTTGAAAGGAGTGAGAATTATACAGTAGATGATATGTTTAGTAATGAAGAAATGATAACTGATGaggaaattttattaaaagattATGTAACagatgaaaaattaaaaaattttagtcTAGATTTAATGGACGGATTTCTATATGATAAACAATCACTATacgaaaaagaaatgattgaaaacgaaaaaattttatctcGTATATCATTTAATCATAAAAATTCAGACATTAATGTAGACAAGTTATTAAATCTGTTTCCTAGagattttatgaaaaaatataaaattgtaaaaaagttAGGAGAAGGTGTATATGGAAAAGTATTTAAGGCTGAATCTTTAGAAGActcatatttacattttgcaGTAAAAGTGCTTCGATATTTTTGGCCtaattttaagtataaatTCGGATCAGAAGAATTTGCTATTAACGAATTTAACATTATGCGCATTTTGTTTCATCCTAATGTTGTATGCTTGTTAGATAGCTTTAGAGTACATACTtatagaaaaggaaaagtaaAAACTCATCGAGGACAAAAGACAAGAACGGAAAATATGTCGGCAGAGTATGATTTTAGCTTCCAGAGGCATCGAAAAACAGAGAAGAATCAATTTTCTCCTTCTAAGGATACTATAGAAAGAAACAATAGGTACAAGAGTTTAGTGTCTAAGGGGTGCATAACTATTGAGGACTTAGAAAAGGATCTTGTAATGCATAGCTCGAATGCAGCAGGGGGAGAAGATGGAACCAAACTGATTTATCCTTCGATTCTCAGCAAAAATACAAGAGGTGTGAAGAAGAACAATGGTAGTATCGGCAGTAGTAAAGGACGAAGTAACAATAGCAATAGCGGAAACAACAACTGCAGTAACAATACCACTCAGAGTAGCAGTGCGAGCGGAAACCGCCTCAACAGCTGCTACGCCTCGTCTATCATTAGGAAAAAGGACTTGACTAAAGAACGAAGCACTCCAAAGAGTGGAAACGCACGCCGCGATGATCTGAGTGATGTACTAGGCTCAACCTatcatgtaaaaaaaaaaatgaaaattggCAGTTATAAGTGCAGTGCTCAGAAGAACCAACTAAATAAGGGAAAGAATCTTAGTATGGATAAactaaaatttagaaaacattctagaaaattaaaaaaaattgaaagtaaaaataatgattatattgaaaattgGGACTTATTTTTAGTAATAGAAAAATGCGATTGTAGtttaaatgatattttaaataaagccaaaaaaaaatattgttcttTTATCCAACATATTAAACAGTGTACAGCACAATATTTACCGAGTGAAAGAATAGATATGTCATatgatcatatatataattatgtaaaatatgtttatttgcctttaaaaaaaatagaaaatcgCTGGTTCTATCCTGATATGCCTTCTCTAAGTGAAATACAAACAAAGgttattatatatcaaaTGTTACAAGGGATAAatcattttcataaaaaatttatcatacATAGAGATATAAAGCCAGCTAATACACTtatcaaaaatatacattatttatcAGATGGGTTAAATGATTCAAAGGAATGGATAGTAAAAATTGCCGACTTCGGATTAGGAGTATatgatcattttttaaaagcagAAACCAAAgattgtaatattattactttacAATATAGACCTCCAGAAATATTATGTAACAGTTCTCTTTATAACTATTCAGTTGATATATGGTCTATCGGAATAACCATGTGTGAATGTTTATTAGGTTTTGTTCCTGTAACATCTAAATTTGAATCCTCTgtattattcaaaattttagtTTTCAGGGGTATACCTGATGAAGattttgataatttattaaaaaaagaatttattgGAGAATTACCAAAATTTAAAGTTGATAGACTTAGAATgttacaaataatttttactgaTATTTATGGACGAAAAATTCTAAGTGATAATGGTATTGATTTAATTGACAAATTTTTGAGTTATGATTATAAAAACAGAATCACAGCTAATGATGCTTTGAAGCATCCATGGTTTGAAGATGTTCATTTGTACTTGAACGATGATTTGTTGAAATATTACAAGCGAAATGGTACCTATTACTTTTAG
- a CDS encoding 6-cysteine protein, translating into MNFVRSGFYISNVRKLKNNAKMFSLCAHVHAELKSLATDKTKDKTKDKTKDKTKDTTKDTTKDTTKDTTKDTTTDTTTDTTTTKKKKKKKSEYVKRNQRVGKNQKNLKKSEKFEKVILFAKHLVKFDPVRKDEDELYIDTQYNCEYSGFIDLDKDFFLYYCFFIGEEDHNGLILRKFFLDELEWGVPSEVLLTTEKINYFTFIDDYIMNKLILIYSCDQNIRVTAFNNYIDPSIHTYKISINYDIQYKANIISKVTYFYKNRRALFICGINKNENILCTFSFDYGLTMKDDNSIEFILKKRIPLCRYKMYIKFKQDSVYFNLYDETNESNFYELKCIKVNEHEYTCDIVNKVIKETETTKYKYVFRNKIFQTIAFQKDNICYIGWSFNSLALNNEINKQLSDVPCSRVSLFQRGQMLLVTYRKKYNEKDKDFYSVFENLSMKGTGCEFRTGGSLYVMNTFVNNMCTVNMSNIDVNPTNNEEVSFSIVTPSRFKIGEGCFISNEMYENDKTSLYYLEEENVEEEQVTIYTFFFYRYILTYANFKGTTCVFESGNNKEKLNISLTLENYYREYECNISLDLCDFFIYNKSKIRIYFNENWIIDKEILKSNILYNDIYVSLYSILSQSNINEFLQVDDKHLVLTIPQNIPSSRTIKIGFTRVEDNTIKYAYIRLQRIITPVKKVLGINFSDFFDIHYKYYKYYQEKTKFLINEFVETTYIGMICQTEHEVTSTPCTLTLVDSSNKKIQIHKIFPKSVPFLYYYLNKKLPQSDSYINETRFVVFKNIGNLLEEKQIKYIYFRCICNTKNFKIDTTNQIDYIITNDKVSPDIIESHDVIESSNNLLSDDSNNFKNSTNKEQSEPIKTKKELWELTGKNYKDFNKNHSTSVMLDVFLLIVLLTIIHYVPPFG; encoded by the exons ATGAATTTTGTTCGCTCAGgcttttatatttcaaacgttcgaaaattaaaaaataatgcaaaaat gttttcACTTTGTGCACATGTGCATGCCGAGCTAAAATCGCTAGCAACAGACAAAACAAAAGACAAAACAAAAGACAAAACAAAAGACAAAACAAAAGACACAACAAAAGATACAACAAAAGATACAACAAAAGATACAACAAAAGATACAACAACAGACACAACAACAGAcacaacaacaacaaaaaaaaaaaaaaaaaaaaaaagcgaatATGT GAAAAGAAATCAGAGAGTCGGAAAAAATcagaaaaatttgaaaaaatcagaaaaatttgaaaaa GTAATCCTTTTTGCAAAACATCTGGTTAAATTTGACCCTGTCAGAAAAGATGAAGACGAATTATACATAGACACACAGTACAACTGCGAATACAGCGGTTTCATTGATTTAGATAaagacttttttttatattattgtttttttattggaGAAGAAGATCATAATGGgttaatattaagaaaatttttcctTGATGAATTAGAATGGGGAGTACCATCTGAAGTTCTGCTTAcaacagaaaaaataaattattttacatttatagaTGACTATATAATGAACaagttaatattaatatatagttGCGACCAGAATATTAGAGTGACTGCATTCAATAACTATATTGACCCAtctattcatacatataagaTTAGCATAAACTACGATATTCAATATAAAGCAAATATAATTAGTAAGGTTActtacttttataaaaacaggagagcattatttatttgtggaataaataaaaatgaaaacattcTTTGTACCTTCTCTTTTGACTATGGTTTAACAATGAAAGATGACAATTCTATTGagttcattttaaaaaaaagaattccTTTATGTCGTTATAAGatgtatattaaatttaagcAGGATTCTGTTTATTTTAACTTATATGATGAAACTAATGAAAGCAATTTCTACGAGTTAAAGTGCATTAAAGTTAACGAGCATGAATATACTTGTGATATAgtaaataaagtaataaaggAAACTGAAACTACTAAGTATAAATACGTCTTTcgcaataaaatatttcaaacgATAGCTTTTCAAAAAGACAATATATGTTACATCGGATGGTCCTTTAACTCTCTTGCTCTCAATAAcgaaataaacaaacaacTTTCAGATGTACCCTGCTCAAGAGTATCCTTATTTCAGAGGGGTCAAATGCTCCTAGTCACTTACAGGAAAAAGTACAACGAAAAAGACAAGGATTTCTACTCCGTATTTGAG AATCTGAGCATGAAGGGTACAGGGTGCGAGTTTAGGACCGGAGGGAGTCTGTACGTGATGAATACATTTGTCAATAACATGTGCACAGTAAATATGAGTAATATTGATGTAAATCCTACAAATAACGAAGAAGTGAGTTTCAGTATTGTAACTCCAAGTAGATTTAAAATAGGAGAGGGGTGCTTCATATCAAATGAAATGTATGAAAATGACAAAACATCTCTTTATTACTTAGAGGAAGAAAATGTAGAGGAAGAACAAGTAAccatttatactttttttttctatagatatattttaacatatgCTAATTTTAAAGGTACTACTTGTGTATTTGAAAGTGggaataataaagaaaaattaaatatatctttaacattggaaaattattatagaGAATATGAATGTAATATTTCATTAGACTTATGCgacttctttatttataataaaagtaaaataagaatatattttaatgaaaattggATAATTGATAAAGAGATATTAAAATCTAATATACTTTATAATGATATTTATGTATCATTATATTCTATTCTTAGTCAAtctaatattaatgaatttcTTCAAGTAGACGATAAACATTTAGTTTTAACAATACCACAAAATATACCGAGTAGtagaacaataaaaattgGATTTACAAGAGTAGAGGATAATACTATAAAATATGCCTATATACGATTACAACGAATAATCACTCCTGTAAAGAAAGTGCTTGGAATAAATTTCTCTGACTTTTTCGAcatacattataaatattataaatattatcaggagaaaacaaaatttttaataaacgaATTTGTTGAAACTACATATATTGGTATGATATGTCAAACAGAACATGAGGTTACATCTACTCCTTGTACTTTAACCTTAGTAGAttcatcaaataaaaaaattcaaatacataaaatttttccaaAATCGGTTCCattcttatattattatttaaacaaaaaattaccACAAAGTGATagttatattaatgaaactCGTTTTGTtgtattcaaaaatattgGTAATCTCTTAgaggaaaaacaaataaaatacatcTATTTTAGATGCATatgtaatacaaaaaattttaaaatagatACTACTAATCAAAttgattatattattactaatgaTAAAGTTTCCCCAGACATTATTGAATCCCATGATGTTATTGAATCTTCTAATAATTTATTGTCTGATGATTccaacaattttaaaaattccaCAAACAAAGAACAGTCTGAGCCTATCAAAacgaaaaaagaattatggGAATTAACAGGTAAGAATTATAAggattttaacaaaaatcaCTCCACAAGTGTAATGCTAGACGTGTTTCTGCTCATTGTCCTTTTGACCATAATACACTACGTCCCTCCCTTTGGGTAA
- a CDS encoding proteasome subunit alpha type-3 has protein sequence MAGLSAGYDLSVSTFSPDGRLYQVEYIYKSINNNNTALSLECKDGNICCCINSNLEKNKMIRKNSYNRIYHINNNIIMTYAGLDGDARNIIDRAKSEANNYYYNFHTNIPLHILANRISLYIHAYTLYWHLRPFASSVIVASFDKTEKGEIYCIEPNGACYKYSGVVIGKNKEMFKTELEKKNYKNIEVKEALVDIYKFILTSDDHMNKDNLPYLVNFSWVCEASSYEFQNIEKEILDEAINAAVDSVEQLNQ, from the exons ATGGCTGGTTTGAGTGCAGGTTACGACTTATCTGTGTCAACATTTTCCCCTGATGGTAGACTATACCAAgttgaatatatttacaaatccataaataataacaacacaGCATTAAGTTTAGAATGTAAAGATGGTAATATATGTTGTTGTATAAACTCAAAtctggaaaaaaataagatgaTTAGAAAAAATAGCTATAATAGAATTTATcatattaacaataatattattatgactTATGCAGGTTTAGATGGTGATGCCAGAAATATTATTGATCGTGCAAAAAGTGAAGccaataattattattataattttcatacgAACATACCACTACATATTTTAGCTAATCGAATTTCGTTATATATCCATGCTTATACGCTGTATTGGCATTTACGACCATTTGCTTCCTCAGTTATAGTTGCTTCTTTTGATAAAACGGAGAAGG gAGAAATATACTGTATAGAACCTAACGGGGCGTGCTACAAATACTCAGGAGTAGTCATAGGAAAAAACAAGGAAATGTTTAAAACAGaattagaaaagaaaaattataaaaacatagaAGTTAAAGAGGCCTTAGTtgatatatacaaatttatcTTAACAAGTGATGACCATATGAATAAGGATAATTTGCCATACTTAGTTAACTTCTCATGGGTATGTGAGGCATCATCATATGAGTTTcaaaatattgaaaaggAAATTTTAGATGAAGCTATTAACGCTGCTGTAGATTCAGTGGAGCAGTTAAATCAGTAA
- a CDS encoding E3 ubiquitin-protein ligase — MNIIDEYDLDMYKNIVMSNNCKDEDLLCIFNTSSFLNTLCFFIFFIMFLWALAIISRYYTSYSIIKYLKNRKAIYMKNMSRHINEIKMLCRSHVNDIIRIKKKITPKNVKKINLNISINNNIQLFKNYLSSSCNDLNSIYKYSITFTFSSKNSLYIRLFWGVLLNEVNEMIQEKTESYRNSTNGQNTVICIDNFRNFFKEGFSKSIPSKRTSDATTFLLDKQKSDYYSSSEEDSLIDFSSCFYKTSNSFYTSGNNITYTMPYDEGFCVTEILSRIEREKRNNNNSSGSGAGNNYGSSYSSGYNCGYYNEYRNNYNNDNNSNSNSNVAETNDRQRVSHVDSIESKIMNSNAIDELVRIPLIIVLNDICPNEEYYLNKSSSSCSSSSSSSRNNRNMKGKNNHSNALIVLVDFKKMKDKYKPYIIKDICILNENISSSSMQKSKKKKDLYQFVDILDIYGHEEHDKECLICMTSYKDTLLMPCRHSSFCYDCMKSLRQEKCPICRCLFTSFIKFPLKNLDKGDVN; from the exons atgaatataatagaCGAATATGACTtagatatgtataaaaatattgttatgtCGAATAACTGCAAAGATGAAGACTTGCTCTGCATTTTTAATACTTCTAGTTTTCTGAACACGTTatgtttctttattttttttattatgttcttATGGGCCCTCGCAATTATATCGAGATATTACACTTCCTACAGTATTAtaaagtatttaaaaaatagaaag GCCATATACATGAAAAACATGTCGAGGCATATCAACGAAATAAAGATGTTATGCAGAAGCCATGTAAACGATATAATaaggattaaaaaaaagataacaCCGAAGAATgtgaaaaagataaatttgaatataagcataaataataacatacaactctttaaaaattatcttaGTTCGAGTTGTAATGATTTGAACAGTATCTATAAATATTCTATtacatttactttttcttccAAGAATTCTTTGTATATAAGACTGTTTTGGGGCGTCTTATTAAATGAAGTAAATGAAATGATACAGGAAAAAACTGAATCGTATAGAAATTCGACAAATGGTCAGAATACTGTTATATGTATAGACAATTTtaggaatttttttaaagaggGCTTTAGCAAATCAATACCAAGTAAAAGAACATCAGATGCaactacatttttattagataaacaaaaaagtGATTACTACTCTAGTTCGGAGGAAGACTCTTTAATCGATTTTAGTTCTTGCTTTTATAAAACCTCCAATTCTTTTTATACCAGTGGTAATAACATTACGTATACTATGCCCTATGACGAAGGCTTTTGTGTAACAGAAATTTTAAGTAGAATTGAGCGTGAGAAgaggaataataataatagtagtggAAGTGGTGCTGGCAACAATTATGGCAGTAGCTATAGCAGTGGCTACAACTGTGGTTACTACAATGAGTACAGAAATAACTACAACAATgataacaatagtaatagtaacagcAATGTGGCCGAAACGAACGATAGGCAGAGGGTAAGCCATGTTGATTCGATAGaaagtaaaattatgaacagtaATGCGATAGATGAACTTGTAAGGATACCCTTAATAATAGTCCTGAATGATATTTGTCCAAATGaggaatattatttaaataaatcatCTTCATCatgtagtagtagtagtagtagtagtaggaataatagaaatatgAAAGGAAAGAACAACCATTCTAATGCACTAATAGTTTTAGTagactttaaaaaaatgaaagacaAGTATAAaccttatataataaaagatatctgcatattaaatgaaaacataTCTTCATCATCTAtgcaaaaaagtaaaaaaaaaaaagatttatatCAATTTGTGGATATATTAGACATATATGGACATGAAGAACATGATAAGGAATGTTTGATATGTATGACTTCATATAAAGATACCTTGTTGATGCCATGTAGGCATTCTTCTTTCTGTTACGATTGTATGAAGTCTTTAAGGCAAGAAAAATGTCCAATATGCAGATGCCTCTTCACTTCCTTTATTAAATTTCCTTTAAAGAATTTGGACAAGGGTGATGTCAATTAG
- a CDS encoding 40S ribosomal protein S15A: protein MVRMSVLADCLKTINNAEKRGRRQVLIRPSSKVVVRFLQYMQKKGYIGNFEIVDDHRSGKIVVNLLGRINKCAVISPRYDVKLEEIEKIITSILPSRLFGHLILTTPYGIMDHEEARRKHTGGKVLGFFF from the exons ATGGTTCGCATGAGCGTATTGGCCGACTgcttaaaaacaataaacaaTGCTGAGAAGAGAGGGAGACGACAAGTTTTAATACGACCTTCATCAAAAGTTGTTGTAAGGTTTTTACAGTACATGCAAAAAAAGGGATATATTGGAAATTTTGAAATAGTAGATGACCACAGGTCAGGTAAAATTGTGGTCAATTTATTAGGGAGAATAAACAAGTGCGCCGTCATATCACCAAG GTATGACGTGAAGCTGGAAGAAatcgaaaaaattataacgaGCATACTACCAAGTAGACTTTTTggacatttaattttaacgaCACCTTATGGAATAATGGATCATGAAGAGGCAAGAAGAAAACATACGGGAGGAAAAGTTCTAGGGTTCTTTTTTTAG
- a CDS encoding protein YOP1, which translates to MKMSKLYSKNKEKESEKANDDSTQNINTLKKLSSKVIVDTLNNFDVNKLFETIDEHVKKFPIINDIGKKYGVKPSYVIVPISGFLLLSLIFGWGAALICNVVGFAYPAYQSFKAVESQSKDETKLWLTYWVVFSLFFFIEYLIDIILFWVPFYYLIKLLFLLYLYMPQVRGAEIVYNYIIRPILLKHEKTIDDTVHKISQTATNHLTQITGNLTEKLTQEGVRRRNV; encoded by the exons ATGAAGATGAGCAAGCTGTACTCAAAGAACAAAGAGAAAGAAAGCGAAAAAGCGAACGATGATTCAActcaaaatattaatactcttaaaaaattatcatcaAAGGTTATAGTAGAcacattaaataatttcgATGTCAATAAACTATTTGAAACAATAGATGAACATGTTAAAAAGTTTCCTATTATTAATGATATAGGGAAGAAATATGGTGTTAAACCTTCTTATGTTATTGTCCCCATTTCTGGCTTTTTACTCCTTTCATTAATTTTCGGATGGGGGGCTGCATTAATATGTAACGTAGTGGGTTTTGCCTACCCAG CATACCAGTCATTCAAGGCCGTAGAATCACAGAGCAAAGATGAAACAAAACTATGGTTAACCTACTGGGTTGtcttttcattattcttCTTTATTGAATATCTAATtgacattattttattttgggttcctttctattatttaataaaattgctttttcttttatatttgtacatgcCTCAAGTACGAGGAGCAGAAATAGtatacaattatattatacgaccgattttgttaaaacatgaaaaaactATAGATGATactgttcataaaattaGCCAGACAGCTACTAATCACTTAACACAAATTACTGGTAACTTGACCGAAAAATTAACTCAAGAAGGAGTCAGAAGGAGAAATGTTTAG